From a region of the Microbacterium sp. nov. GSS16 genome:
- the ybeY gene encoding rRNA maturation RNase YbeY has product MIEINNESAIAVDETVLQRLTDFNLAQLHVSPDAEVAIVLVDEGAMESLHVQWMDEPGPTDVLSFPMDELRPGSPDNPTAPGLLGDIVLCPQVAEAQAQTAGHSLMDELILLTTHGLLHLLGFDHAEPDEEREMFGLQKSLIEGFARVERGR; this is encoded by the coding sequence GTGATCGAGATCAACAACGAGTCGGCCATCGCGGTCGATGAGACCGTGCTGCAGCGGCTCACCGACTTCAACCTCGCGCAGCTGCACGTCAGCCCCGACGCCGAGGTCGCGATCGTGCTCGTCGACGAGGGCGCCATGGAGTCGCTGCACGTGCAGTGGATGGACGAGCCCGGGCCCACCGACGTGCTGAGCTTCCCGATGGACGAGCTGCGCCCCGGCAGCCCGGACAACCCGACTGCGCCCGGTCTGCTGGGCGACATCGTGCTCTGCCCGCAGGTCGCCGAGGCGCAGGCGCAGACCGCCGGTCACTCGCTGATGGACGAGCTGATCCTGCTGACCACGCACGGCCTGCTGCACCTGCTCGGCTTCGACCACGCGGAACCCGACGAGGAGCGTGAGATGTTCGGGCTGCAGAAGTCGCTGATCGAGGGCTTCGCGCGCGTCGAACGCGGTCGATGA
- a CDS encoding quinone oxidoreductase family protein codes for MAEHWVARKWGSPDGWRLEQYEVAAPDAGEVTIRVHAAGVNPADAKHVASARTGVELPVPIGYEVSGVVTAVGPGTEIVSGPVAVGDEVIAFRIHGGYATEVTVPAQKVLRKPATLTHSEAANLLLAGSTASAMLHAVDAQPGETLLLHAASGAVGVSVLQQAAQRGIRIIGTAGRARLEEVRRFGGIPIEYGDGLLSRIRAAMADAGISALDAALDAAGTAEATQTSLALVPDRQRIVTIVDPRAAAEHGFLMSAGSDPETARYRDAVRIGLVEAAERGDLDVPVSREFPLDQAPQALAFLADGHPGGKLALIP; via the coding sequence ATGGCCGAGCACTGGGTCGCCCGCAAATGGGGCTCGCCGGACGGGTGGCGTCTCGAACAGTACGAGGTGGCTGCACCGGATGCCGGTGAGGTGACGATCCGCGTGCACGCCGCCGGGGTGAATCCGGCCGACGCCAAGCACGTCGCATCCGCCAGGACAGGTGTGGAGCTGCCAGTGCCGATCGGCTACGAGGTCTCCGGCGTCGTGACGGCGGTCGGCCCCGGCACCGAGATCGTGTCCGGTCCTGTCGCCGTCGGCGACGAGGTGATCGCATTCCGCATTCACGGCGGCTACGCGACCGAGGTGACCGTGCCCGCGCAGAAGGTGCTGCGAAAGCCCGCGACGCTCACCCACTCCGAGGCGGCGAATCTGCTGCTCGCCGGCAGTACGGCGTCCGCCATGCTGCACGCGGTCGACGCGCAGCCCGGCGAGACCCTTCTGCTGCACGCCGCGTCGGGAGCGGTCGGGGTGAGCGTTCTGCAGCAGGCGGCGCAGCGCGGCATCCGGATCATCGGCACCGCCGGCCGAGCGCGCCTCGAAGAGGTGCGCCGCTTCGGCGGCATCCCGATCGAGTACGGTGACGGCCTGCTGTCGCGCATCCGCGCCGCCATGGCGGATGCCGGGATCAGCGCTCTCGATGCGGCGCTCGACGCCGCCGGCACGGCCGAGGCGACGCAGACGTCTCTCGCGCTCGTACCCGATCGCCAGCGGATCGTCACGATCGTCGACCCGCGTGCCGCTGCCGAGCACGGCTTCCTGATGAGCGCCGGCTCGGATCCCGAGACTGCACGGTACCGCGATGCGGTGCGCATCGGCCTCGTCGAGGCGGCCGAGAGGGGCGATCTCGACGTGCCCGTCTCGCGGGAGTTTCCGCTCGATCAGGCGCCGCAGGCGCTCGCTTTCCTGGCCGACGGGCATCCGGGCGGAAAGCTGGCGCTGATCCCCTGA
- the hrcA gene encoding heat-inducible transcriptional repressor HrcA, translating into MVTQRGLEVLRAIVQDYVATHEPVGSRSIVERHAFGVSAATIRNDMAQLEDEELITAPHTSSGRVPTDKGYRVFVNHLAQVRPLSAPQRTAIESFLAAPSDLDDLMARTVRVLTQLTGQVALAQYPSFARASITHVELVALAPNRVLVVLVTDAGGVSQRISPLPIDIDDADLAVLRAQLAALITGRAVGEASERIASAREPQTGSRLAPALSSLAAVIAEELAEFRQERLVMAGAATLARREQDFRGSIHPLLEAIEEQVTLLRLMSEMVTDEHGLATSIGTENAPFGLGEASIVASNYAAPGSTARVGVMGPTRMDYPSNLAAARAVARYLSRMLEEDEAAR; encoded by the coding sequence ATGGTCACACAGCGAGGCCTTGAGGTCCTCCGTGCGATCGTGCAGGACTACGTCGCCACGCACGAACCGGTCGGCAGCAGATCGATCGTCGAACGCCATGCGTTCGGCGTCTCGGCCGCGACGATCCGAAACGACATGGCCCAGCTGGAAGATGAAGAGCTGATCACCGCTCCGCACACCTCCTCGGGGCGGGTGCCGACCGACAAGGGATACCGGGTCTTCGTCAACCACCTCGCCCAGGTGCGCCCGCTGTCGGCGCCGCAGCGCACCGCGATCGAGTCGTTCCTCGCCGCGCCCAGCGACCTCGACGATCTGATGGCCCGCACGGTGCGGGTGCTCACCCAGCTCACCGGCCAGGTCGCTCTCGCCCAGTACCCGTCGTTCGCGCGCGCGAGCATCACCCACGTCGAACTCGTCGCCTTGGCACCCAACCGCGTGCTGGTGGTACTGGTCACCGACGCGGGCGGGGTGTCGCAGCGGATCTCGCCGCTGCCGATCGACATCGACGACGCAGACCTCGCAGTGCTGCGCGCCCAGCTCGCGGCGCTCATCACCGGCCGTGCGGTCGGTGAGGCGTCCGAGCGCATCGCATCGGCGCGCGAACCGCAGACCGGCTCGCGCCTCGCGCCGGCGCTGTCGTCGCTGGCGGCGGTGATCGCCGAGGAGCTGGCCGAATTCCGTCAGGAGCGGCTGGTGATGGCGGGGGCTGCCACGCTCGCGCGGCGCGAGCAGGACTTCCGCGGCAGCATCCATCCTCTGCTCGAGGCGATTGAGGAGCAGGTGACCCTGCTGCGGCTGATGAGCGAGATGGTGACCGACGAGCACGGCCTCGCCACGAGCATCGGCACCGAGAACGCCCCGTTCGGACTCGGTGAGGCGTCGATCGTGGCGAGCAACTACGCCGCGCCAGGCAGCACGGCGCGCGTCGGCGTGATGGGACCGACCCGCATGGACTACCCGAGCAACCTCGCCGCAGCACGGGCCGTCGCCCGCTATCTGTCGCGGATGCTCGAAGAAGACGAGGCCGCCCGCTGA
- the dnaJ gene encoding molecular chaperone DnaJ, translating into MADHYEVLGVSKDASQDEIKKAYRKLARQLHPDVNPGEDAAERFKLVTHAYDVLSDEDSRRRYDMGGDQNGGFGGGFGGFGDIFETFFGSAGGARSARPRSRRERGQDALVRINLELGDVVFGVHRDIEVDTAVLCETCHGSCCQPGTSPVTCDVCGGSGHVQRQVRSLLGNVVTTQPCGTCEGYGTVIPNPCGSCAGQGRVRSRRTVALDIPAGVETGLRLQLPGSGEVGRAGGPNGDLYVEVAVAPHPVFSRDGDDLLATLEVSMADAILGTTTTIEGLDGTVDLELRAGVQSGDVLTIDGRGITPLRGSQRGDLRVGVQVLTPTRLDGAQRKLIEDFAKKTKAPEPKLAQFQQGLFSKLRDRFRSH; encoded by the coding sequence GTGGCGGATCACTACGAGGTCCTCGGGGTGTCGAAGGACGCCTCCCAGGACGAGATCAAGAAGGCCTATCGCAAGCTCGCCAGGCAGCTGCACCCGGACGTGAATCCGGGGGAGGACGCGGCTGAGCGGTTCAAGCTCGTCACGCACGCCTACGACGTGCTCAGCGACGAGGACTCCCGGCGCCGCTATGACATGGGCGGCGACCAGAACGGCGGATTCGGCGGCGGGTTCGGCGGATTCGGCGACATCTTCGAGACGTTCTTCGGCTCCGCGGGCGGCGCCCGTTCTGCGCGTCCGCGGTCGCGTCGCGAACGGGGTCAGGATGCGCTCGTGCGCATCAACCTCGAGCTCGGCGACGTCGTGTTCGGCGTGCACCGGGACATCGAGGTCGACACCGCGGTGCTGTGCGAGACCTGCCACGGCAGCTGCTGCCAGCCCGGCACGTCTCCGGTCACCTGCGACGTCTGCGGCGGCAGCGGCCACGTGCAGCGTCAGGTGCGCAGCCTGCTCGGCAACGTCGTGACCACCCAGCCGTGCGGCACCTGCGAGGGCTACGGCACTGTCATCCCCAACCCCTGCGGGTCGTGCGCCGGTCAGGGCCGCGTGCGCTCGCGGCGCACCGTCGCCCTCGACATCCCGGCCGGCGTCGAGACCGGTCTGCGCCTGCAGCTGCCCGGCTCGGGCGAGGTCGGTCGCGCGGGAGGCCCGAACGGCGACCTGTACGTCGAGGTCGCCGTTGCGCCGCATCCGGTCTTCAGCCGGGACGGCGACGATCTGCTCGCCACGCTCGAGGTGTCGATGGCGGATGCCATCCTCGGCACCACCACGACCATCGAGGGCCTCGACGGCACGGTCGATCTGGAGCTGCGGGCCGGCGTCCAGTCGGGTGACGTGCTCACGATCGACGGCCGGGGCATCACCCCGTTGCGCGGATCTCAGCGCGGCGACCTGCGCGTGGGCGTGCAGGTTCTCACGCCGACGCGGCTCGACGGGGCGCAGCGCAAGCTCATCGAGGACTTCGCCAAGAAGACGAAGGCTCCGGAGCCCAAGCTCGCCCAGTTCCAGCAGGGGTTGTTCTCGAAGCTGCGCGACCGCTTCCGCAGCCACTGA
- the hemW gene encoding radical SAM family heme chaperone HemW, with translation MAGPLPLGDPAPADGRLPDDLTVDRAVPFSAYLHVPFCRVRCGYCDFNTYTATELRGAKQDEYADTLIREIALASAVLGEADGIRPLDTVFFGGGTPTLLPAGDLARMLTAATSAFGIRDGAEVTVEANPDTVTPEVVRTLLDAGVTRLSIGMQSAVPHVLAALDRTHRPENVRTAVDAARDAGLDVSVDLIYGAPGESLADWERSLDAALALEPDHISAYALIIEDGTKLARQIRRGEVPAPDDDLQADMYEVADERLGAAGYEWYEVSNWARPPTDAGTPEGRDHRSRHNMAYWRGADWWGFGPGAHSHVAGLRWWNVKHPAAYAQRLAVGESPAAGRERPDLEARTLERVLLQSRLAEGLPIDDIAEGRRDRVAELISDGLVDAAAALRQRRVRLTLRGRLLADAVVRALTD, from the coding sequence ATGGCCGGCCCTCTTCCGCTGGGCGACCCGGCGCCGGCCGACGGCCGCCTGCCCGACGACCTCACCGTCGACCGTGCGGTGCCCTTCTCGGCCTACCTGCACGTGCCGTTCTGTCGGGTTCGCTGCGGGTACTGCGACTTCAACACCTACACCGCGACCGAGCTGCGCGGAGCGAAGCAGGACGAGTACGCCGACACGCTCATCCGAGAGATCGCGCTGGCGAGCGCGGTGCTGGGCGAAGCCGACGGCATCCGCCCGCTCGACACCGTCTTCTTCGGCGGAGGCACGCCGACCCTGCTGCCCGCCGGCGATCTGGCGCGGATGCTCACGGCGGCGACCTCGGCGTTCGGCATCCGCGACGGCGCCGAGGTGACGGTCGAGGCCAACCCCGACACCGTCACGCCCGAGGTGGTGCGGACGCTGCTGGATGCCGGGGTCACCCGCCTCTCGATCGGAATGCAGTCGGCCGTGCCGCACGTGCTGGCGGCACTCGACCGCACGCATCGGCCCGAGAACGTGCGCACGGCCGTCGACGCGGCACGCGATGCCGGGCTCGACGTGAGCGTCGACCTGATCTACGGCGCCCCCGGCGAGTCGCTGGCGGACTGGGAGAGGTCCCTCGACGCGGCTCTCGCCCTCGAGCCCGACCACATCTCGGCGTACGCGCTGATCATCGAGGACGGCACCAAGCTCGCCAGGCAGATCAGGCGGGGCGAGGTGCCGGCGCCCGACGACGACCTGCAGGCCGACATGTACGAGGTCGCCGACGAGCGTCTCGGTGCGGCGGGATACGAATGGTACGAGGTCAGCAACTGGGCGCGTCCTCCGACGGACGCGGGAACCCCCGAGGGGAGGGACCACCGGTCGCGGCACAACATGGCGTACTGGCGCGGCGCGGACTGGTGGGGCTTCGGGCCCGGCGCGCACAGCCATGTCGCCGGTCTGCGGTGGTGGAATGTCAAGCATCCGGCGGCGTACGCGCAGCGTCTCGCCGTCGGCGAGTCGCCCGCCGCAGGCCGCGAGCGGCCCGACCTCGAGGCGCGCACCCTCGAGCGGGTGCTGCTGCAGAGTCGCCTCGCGGAGGGCCTGCCGATCGACGACATCGCCGAAGGCCGCCGCGATCGGGTCGCCGAGCTGATCTCGGACGGACTGGTCGATGCCGCCGCGGCTCTGCGGCAGCGTCGCGTGCGCCTGACCCTGCGGGGCCGGCTGCTCGCGGATGCCGTCGTGCGCGCGCTCACCGATTAG
- a CDS encoding hemolysin family protein, translated as MTPAILLAAAVLLVAFGGLMAAVDAAFSVSSNTDLENMSADGRNAEALARIAADPAPHVNAVAFMRVLSETTAAVFVTVALDALLPSIWWAMLAAAVLMTGITFVLVGSSPRSFGRLHATSMLRTWAPVVRGVRILLGPLAQALVSAGQRVTPGTGRSSFASEEQLLSMVDEAASNLLIEEDDRDLIHSVFDFTDQFVRAVMVPRTEMMTVGAEATTTEAMELFLRTGVSRMPVVDDDADDVVGVLYLKDLVQFAYRDESAWRGRPVRPIARPAVYVPESMRAETLLQQMKRDAVHVCIVIDEHGGISGLVTLEDLIEELVGEIADEYDRGPAEVVELADGRYRVNSRLGLEDVGDLFGLELEDEDVDSVGGLLAKELGRIPQPGATVIVQGLVLTGGASRGRGRGIATVFVERAPQGWDEEREGGQGDD; from the coding sequence ATGACCCCCGCGATACTCCTCGCAGCCGCGGTGCTGCTGGTCGCCTTCGGCGGCCTGATGGCCGCCGTCGACGCGGCCTTCTCGGTCAGTTCGAACACCGACCTCGAGAACATGTCGGCCGACGGTCGCAACGCTGAGGCGCTCGCGCGCATCGCCGCTGATCCTGCGCCGCACGTGAACGCCGTCGCCTTCATGCGCGTGCTCTCGGAGACCACCGCCGCGGTGTTCGTGACCGTGGCTCTCGACGCCCTGCTGCCGAGCATCTGGTGGGCGATGCTGGCGGCCGCCGTGCTGATGACGGGCATCACGTTCGTGCTCGTCGGATCGAGCCCGCGCTCGTTCGGCCGACTGCATGCGACCTCGATGCTGCGCACCTGGGCGCCGGTCGTGCGCGGCGTGCGCATCCTGCTCGGACCGCTCGCGCAGGCGCTCGTCTCGGCGGGCCAGCGGGTGACGCCCGGAACGGGACGCAGCAGCTTCGCCTCTGAGGAGCAGCTGCTCAGCATGGTCGACGAAGCGGCGTCGAACCTGCTCATCGAAGAGGACGACCGCGATCTGATCCACTCGGTGTTCGACTTCACCGATCAATTCGTGCGCGCTGTGATGGTGCCGCGCACCGAGATGATGACGGTGGGCGCCGAGGCGACCACCACCGAGGCGATGGAGCTGTTCCTGCGCACCGGAGTCTCGCGCATGCCGGTGGTCGACGACGACGCGGACGACGTCGTCGGTGTTCTCTACCTGAAGGATCTCGTGCAGTTCGCCTACCGCGACGAGAGCGCGTGGCGCGGGCGGCCCGTGCGGCCGATCGCGCGGCCGGCGGTGTACGTACCCGAGTCGATGCGCGCCGAGACTCTGCTGCAGCAGATGAAGCGCGACGCCGTGCACGTGTGCATCGTCATCGACGAGCACGGTGGCATCTCGGGGCTGGTGACGCTCGAGGATCTCATCGAGGAGCTGGTGGGCGAGATCGCCGACGAGTACGACAGGGGACCCGCCGAGGTCGTGGAGCTGGCCGACGGCCGATACCGCGTCAACTCGCGTCTCGGCCTCGAAGACGTGGGGGATCTGTTCGGGCTCGAGCTCGAAGATGAGGACGTCGACTCGGTCGGCGGCCTGCTGGCCAAGGAGCTGGGCCGGATCCCGCAGCCGGGCGCCACCGTGATCGTGCAGGGCCTCGTCCTCACCGGCGGCGCCTCGCGCGGCCGGGGGCGCGGGATCGCCACGGTGTTCGTCGAGCGGGCGCCGCAGGGCTGGGACGAGGAACGCGAGGGAGGACAGGGCGATGACTGA
- a CDS encoding HIT domain-containing protein, whose product MSEPSIFTRILNGEIPGEILAETDRVFAIRDINPQAPLHALVIPKTEQYRDVTELAAGDPGLMADMVAVAKQIASEHANGEYRLIFNNGASAAQSVFHVHAHVLGDIEEGKLVGF is encoded by the coding sequence ATGAGCGAACCCTCGATCTTCACCCGCATCCTGAACGGGGAGATCCCCGGCGAGATTCTCGCCGAAACCGACCGCGTGTTCGCGATCCGCGACATCAATCCGCAGGCGCCGCTGCACGCACTCGTGATCCCCAAGACCGAGCAGTACCGCGACGTCACCGAACTGGCCGCCGGCGACCCGGGCCTGATGGCCGACATGGTGGCCGTGGCCAAGCAGATCGCCTCCGAGCACGCCAACGGCGAGTACCGCCTGATCTTCAACAACGGCGCCAGCGCTGCGCAGTCGGTCTTCCACGTCCACGCGCATGTGCTCGGAGACATCGAGGAGGGCAAGCTCGTTGGCTTCTGA
- a CDS encoding 16S rRNA (uracil(1498)-N(3))-methyltransferase: MALHFVVPDCTDATIGELVRLTGSEAKHASVVRRVRVGETVTIGDGRGVWLEGAAEDVTASQVSVRITGRRVQDGPETRIVLAQALAKGDRDELAVQAACELGVDEIVPWQAARSISRWEGPKAAKGRERWATIVREAAKQAHRAWVPEVTAVQSTAQLAERAADARLLVLDPWTQTPLTSIRPDGRDLVLVVGPEGGIAPDELERLEAAGAERVRLGDTVLRTSTAGPAAIAVLSANLGRW; this comes from the coding sequence ATGGCCCTGCACTTCGTCGTACCCGACTGCACCGACGCCACCATCGGAGAACTCGTCCGGCTCACCGGATCAGAGGCGAAGCACGCCTCGGTGGTGCGCCGGGTGCGCGTCGGCGAGACGGTGACGATCGGCGACGGCAGGGGTGTCTGGCTCGAGGGCGCGGCGGAAGACGTCACCGCATCTCAGGTGAGTGTGCGAATCACCGGCCGCCGCGTGCAGGACGGACCCGAGACGCGCATCGTGCTCGCGCAGGCGCTCGCGAAGGGCGACCGAGACGAGCTGGCCGTGCAGGCCGCATGCGAGCTCGGCGTCGACGAGATCGTGCCGTGGCAGGCAGCACGCAGCATCTCACGCTGGGAGGGCCCGAAGGCGGCGAAGGGTCGGGAGCGCTGGGCGACGATCGTCCGCGAGGCGGCCAAGCAGGCGCACCGGGCCTGGGTCCCCGAGGTGACCGCCGTGCAGTCCACCGCGCAGCTGGCCGAGCGGGCGGCGGATGCCAGGCTGCTCGTGCTCGACCCGTGGACGCAGACGCCGCTCACCAGCATCCGTCCCGACGGTCGTGACCTCGTGCTCGTGGTCGGGCCGGAGGGTGGCATCGCGCCCGACGAGCTGGAGCGGCTCGAGGCGGCGGGCGCCGAGCGCGTCCGCCTCGGCGACACGGTGCTGCGCACCTCGACTGCAGGCCCCGCGGCGATCGCGGTACTCTCGGCCAACCTGGGCCGCTGGTGA
- a CDS encoding PhoH family protein: MVQLLGPQDRLLRMLEKQHPNVQVMVRGNEITLGGSSEDVAAAKRLVDELIEMTRSGHDLAPSDVEHSARILRRDDGPRPSEVLGEAILSTRGRVIRPKTLGQKEYVDAIEQNTIVFGIGPAGTGKTYLAMAKAVQALQRKEVQRIILTRPAVEAGERLGFLPGSLTDKIDPYLRPLYDALNEMMDPEVVPRLMATGTIEVAPLAYMRGRTLNDSFVVLDEAQNTTPEQMKMFLTRLGFGTKMVVTGDITQIDLPQGASGLRLVTRVLGDIDDIHFSRLTSDDVVRHSLVGRIVDAYSEYDEQRTAARVEREQAHQFANRAERRGGAPQKPRDRMPKRGLK; encoded by the coding sequence ATGGTGCAGCTGCTCGGCCCGCAGGATCGGCTGCTGCGGATGCTCGAGAAGCAGCATCCGAATGTGCAGGTGATGGTGCGCGGCAACGAGATCACCCTGGGCGGATCGTCTGAGGACGTCGCCGCGGCGAAGCGACTCGTCGACGAGCTGATCGAGATGACCCGCTCGGGGCACGATCTCGCGCCGAGCGACGTCGAGCACTCCGCGCGGATCCTGCGGCGCGACGACGGACCCCGCCCCAGTGAGGTGCTCGGCGAAGCGATCCTGTCGACCCGGGGGCGGGTGATCCGCCCGAAGACACTGGGACAGAAGGAGTACGTCGACGCGATCGAGCAGAACACCATCGTGTTCGGCATCGGTCCCGCGGGTACGGGCAAGACCTATCTCGCGATGGCGAAGGCAGTGCAGGCCCTGCAGCGCAAAGAGGTGCAGCGCATCATCCTCACCCGGCCGGCCGTGGAAGCAGGGGAGAGGCTCGGGTTCCTGCCCGGATCGCTGACCGACAAGATCGACCCCTACCTGCGCCCGCTGTACGATGCGCTCAACGAGATGATGGACCCCGAGGTCGTGCCGCGCCTGATGGCGACCGGCACCATCGAGGTCGCCCCGCTCGCCTACATGCGAGGTCGCACGCTGAACGACTCGTTCGTCGTACTCGACGAGGCGCAGAACACCACGCCCGAGCAGATGAAGATGTTCCTCACCCGCCTGGGCTTCGGCACGAAGATGGTCGTCACCGGCGATATCACGCAGATCGACCTGCCACAGGGCGCCTCGGGACTGCGCCTGGTCACCCGGGTGCTCGGCGACATCGACGACATCCACTTCTCGCGGCTGACCAGCGACGACGTGGTGCGGCACTCCCTGGTGGGCCGCATCGTCGACGCGTACAGCGAGTACGACGAACAGCGCACGGCGGCGCGCGTCGAGCGCGAGCAGGCGCACCAGTTCGCGAACCGTGCGGAGCGTCGCGGCGGAGCACCGCAGAAACCCCGAGACCGCATGCCGAAGCGAGGCCTGAAGTGA
- a CDS encoding DUF1990 family protein, translated as MRRGTFREGTVDYAAVGATHAPDLMQYPPERSIPAEASWRLGSGEDRFRTAGESLLSWTAQRAAGLELRDVRPAAGSAYTGVSFDAEGAPIAPNRTQVEQRFATDGTPFVAPGTTLKLHGRVKGMRADAELRVISVTEERRRIGFVLGTVGGSVVSGEESFDIDWREDTDEVWFTVRAFDAPVALLYRLPGMVRRRRRELFALYLRAISPLYATPI; from the coding sequence ATGCGTCGGGGGACTTTCCGTGAAGGCACGGTCGACTATGCCGCGGTGGGGGCGACCCACGCACCGGACCTGATGCAGTATCCGCCCGAACGCAGTATTCCCGCGGAGGCATCGTGGCGTCTCGGCAGCGGTGAGGACCGCTTCCGCACCGCCGGCGAATCGCTTCTGTCGTGGACCGCGCAGCGCGCGGCCGGCCTCGAGCTGCGCGATGTGCGCCCGGCCGCGGGTTCGGCGTACACGGGCGTCAGCTTCGACGCCGAGGGCGCGCCCATCGCGCCGAACCGCACCCAGGTCGAGCAGCGCTTCGCCACCGACGGCACGCCTTTCGTCGCGCCGGGCACGACCCTCAAGCTGCACGGCCGCGTCAAGGGGATGAGAGCGGATGCCGAGCTGCGGGTGATCTCGGTGACCGAGGAGCGGCGCCGCATCGGCTTCGTGCTCGGCACGGTCGGCGGCTCGGTGGTGAGCGGCGAGGAGTCGTTCGACATCGACTGGCGCGAGGACACCGACGAGGTGTGGTTCACCGTGCGGGCGTTCGACGCTCCCGTCGCCCTGCTGTACCGCCTTCCCGGGATGGTGCGGCGTCGTCGTCGCGAGCTGTTCGCCCTCTACCTGCGCGCGATCTCGCCGCTGTACGCCACCCCGATCTGA
- the era gene encoding GTPase Era, whose product MTEQSGQAGQAGQAGQAGQAGQPGQAGQAGQAGQSGRPGSDETRSGFVTFVGRPNVGKSTLTNALVGEKIAITSEKPQTTRRAIRGILNRPDGQLVIVDTPGIHKPRTLLGERLNDLVEQVLGDVDVIGFCVPATEKIGPGDRRIAASLDGYPRAKKVAIVTKTDAADRDDIVERLMEVDSLREDWAAVIPLSALTREQLDVLADEMLQLMPLGPRLYEDGIVTDESDEDRIAEIIREASLEGVRDELPHSIAVVVDDVAPREDSDLTDVYASIVVERDSQKAIIIGRKGARLRDVGAVAREGIEELLGTRVFLKLHVKVAKEWQRDPKQLGRLGF is encoded by the coding sequence ATGACTGAGCAGAGCGGACAGGCAGGGCAGGCCGGACAGGCAGGGCAGGCAGGGCAGGCCGGACAGCCAGGGCAGGCCGGACAGGCAGGGCAGGCCGGACAGTCTGGACGACCAGGGTCGGATGAGACCCGCAGCGGATTCGTGACCTTCGTCGGGCGGCCGAACGTCGGCAAGTCGACGCTGACGAACGCGCTGGTGGGCGAAAAGATCGCGATCACGAGCGAGAAGCCGCAGACCACCCGGCGGGCCATCCGCGGCATCCTGAACCGTCCTGACGGACAGCTCGTAATCGTCGACACGCCCGGCATCCACAAGCCGCGCACGCTGCTCGGCGAGCGGCTCAACGATCTCGTCGAGCAGGTGCTCGGCGACGTCGACGTGATCGGCTTCTGCGTCCCCGCCACCGAGAAGATCGGCCCGGGTGACCGCCGCATCGCCGCATCGCTCGACGGCTATCCGCGTGCGAAGAAGGTCGCGATCGTGACCAAGACCGACGCCGCCGACCGCGACGACATCGTCGAACGACTCATGGAGGTCGACTCGCTGCGCGAGGACTGGGCCGCCGTCATCCCGCTCTCGGCGCTCACTCGCGAGCAGCTCGACGTGCTGGCGGACGAGATGCTGCAGCTGATGCCCCTCGGCCCGCGCCTGTACGAGGACGGCATCGTCACCGACGAGTCGGACGAGGACCGCATCGCCGAGATCATCCGCGAGGCGTCCCTCGAGGGGGTGCGCGACGAGCTGCCGCACTCGATCGCGGTCGTCGTCGACGATGTCGCGCCCCGGGAAGACAGCGATCTCACCGACGTGTACGCGTCGATCGTCGTGGAGCGCGACAGCCAGAAGGCGATCATCATCGGCCGCAAGGGTGCGCGGCTGCGCGACGTCGGCGCGGTGGCCCGCGAGGGGATCGAGGAGCTGCTCGGAACGCGCGTGTTCCTGAAGCTGCACGTGAAGGTCGCCAAGGAGTGGCAGCGCGATCCGAAGCAGCTCGGACGACTCGGGTTCTGA